A single Triticum dicoccoides isolate Atlit2015 ecotype Zavitan chromosome 2A, WEW_v2.0, whole genome shotgun sequence DNA region contains:
- the LOC119359251 gene encoding internal alternative NAD(P)H-ubiquinone oxidoreductase A1, mitochondrial-like: MAWSRIARSSQLSQSLSRIASEGGAPTPAASALLNAAALGPRSRHAASSFHSLACAGLADKCGAGAGGHLYGQNRGISATPSRLLPAAAEPLAAECSDTEDPAEAMAALPDLGPTGLKNKPRVVVLGSGWAACRFLKDVDTSAYDVVCVSPRNHMVFTPLLASTCVGTLEFRSVVEPVSRIQPALATRPGSYFFLANCTGIDTRKHEVYCTVAAGDEQLPTNPYRFRVAYDKLVIASGAEPLTFNIKGVQENAIFLREVNEAQQIRRKLLTNLMLSENPGLSEAEKKRLLHCVVVGGGPTGVEFSGELSDFIMRDVRDRYAHVKDYVKVTLIEANEILSSFDVGLRQYATNHLSKYGVKLVKGVVKEVLPTEIVLSDGTHVPYGLLVWSTGVGPSEFVKSLDLPKSPGGRIGIDEYLRVPSVEDVYALGDCAGFLESTKRPVLPALAQVAEREGKYLAQLFKKLAAQNGGGRAHCGKKADLGEPFVYKHIGSMASVGRYKALVDLRENKDAKGVSMAGFLSWVMWRSAYLTRVVSWRNRFYVAVNWATTLVFGRDNTRIG; the protein is encoded by the exons ATGGCTTGGTCTAGGATCGCGAGGAGCTCGCAGCTGTCGCAGTCCCTCTCGAGGATCGCGTCCGAGGGCGGCGCGCCCACCCCGGCGGCCTCCGCGCTGCTCAATGCGGCGGCGCTGGGGCCACGGAGCCGCCACGCCGCGTCGTCGTTCCACAGCCTCGCGTGCGCCGGCCTCGCCGACAAGTGCGGCGCCGGCGCGGGGGGGCATCTCTACGGCCAGAACAGAGGCATCAGCGCGACGCCTTCGAGGCTGCTCCCCGCGGCAGCAGAGCCCCTGGCGGCGGAGTGCTCCGACACCGAGGACCCCGCTGAGGCGATGGCGGCGTTGCCGGATCTGGGCCCAACGGGCCTCAAGAACAAGCCACGCGTGGTGGTGCTCGGCTCCGGGTGGGCGGCGTGCCGGTTCCTCAAGGACGTGGACACCTCCGCCTACGACGTGGTGTGCGTGTCCCCGAGGAACCACATGGTGTTCACGCCGCTGCTGGCGTCGACGTGCGTCGGCACGCTGGAGTTCCGGTCCGTTGTGGAGCCCGTCAGCCGCATCCAGCCGGCGCTCGCCACCCGCCCCGGATCATACTTCTTCCTCGCCAACTGCACCGGCATCGACACGCGGAAGCACGAGGTGTACTGCACGGTGGCGGCCGGCGACGAGCAGCTGCCCACCAACCCCTACCGCTTCAGGGTGGCCTACGACAAGCTTGTGATCGCCAGCGGCGCGGAGCCGCTCACCTTCAACATCAAGGGCGTCCAAGAGAACGCAATCTTCCTCCGCGAGGTGAACGAGGCGCAGCAGATCAGGCGCAAGCTCCTCACCAACCTCATGCTGTCCGAGAACCCAG GCCTGTCGGAGGCAGAGAAAAAGCGGCTCCTGCACTGCGTGGTCGTCGGCGGAGGTCCCACCGGAGTGGAGTTCAGCGGCGAGCTCAGCGACTTCATCATGCGCGACGTGCGGGACAGGTATGCGCATGTCAAGGACTATGTCAAGGTCACCCTCATCGAG GCCAACGAGATCTTGTCGTCGTTCGACGTCGGGCTGCGGCAGTACGCGACGAACCACCTCTCAAAG TACGGAGTGAAGCTGGTGAAAGGCGTGGTGAAGGAGGTGTTGCCGACGGAGATCGTGCTGAGCGACGGCACCCACGTCCCCTACGGCCTCCTCGTCTGGTCCACCGGCGTCGGCCCGTCAGAGTTCGTCAAGTCCCTCGACCTCCCCAAGTCCCCCGGCGGAAG GATCGGCATCGACGAGTATCTCCGCGTGCCGAGCGTGGAGGACGTGTACGCGCTGGGCGACTGCGCGGGGTTCCTGGAGAGCACGAAGAGGCCGGTGCTCCCGGCGCTGGCGCAGGTGGCGGAGAGGGAGGGCAAGTACCTGGCACAGCTGTTCAAGAAGCTGGCGGCGCAGAACGGCGGCGGCAGGGCGCACTGCGGCAAGAAGGCGGACCTGGGGGAGCCCTTCGTGTACAAGCACATCGGGAGCATGGCCTCCGTGGGCCGGTACAAGGCGCTGGTGGACCTCCGTGAGAACAAGGACGCCAAGGGGGTGTCGATGGCCGGCTTCCTCAGCTGGGTCATGTGGCGCTCCGCGTACCTGACGAGGGTGGTGAGCTGGAGGAACAGGTTCTACGTGGCGGTCAACTGGGCCACCACGCTCGTCTTCGGCCGGGACAATACAAGGATCGGCTGA